AATTGTCTCGCCCGAATCGGTAAAGTCGCCATCCTGGTTCCAGTCGATGTAGATTCTCCAGTATTCCGTGTAAGCGGAAGAAGAAAAGCCCGCGCTGAAGTTTAACGTCTGCGAAGAGCCGGCTGCTACGCTCGTGGCGGTTGCCGTGCCGTCGTAGTAGCCACCATCGGCGCTCGACGTGCGGTTGATGGTACCTAGCTTCACTAAGTCAATCCATTCGTACGTAGAAGTGCCTTTGGAGCTGCAATACGCGGTGCTCGTGGTGGGTGGAGGCGTAGTCGTGCCACCGCCGTACACAGCGCCTACGCCCACGGCATACCAGGCATTGGTCGTAGCAATTACTTGCGCTGAGCCTGCGCCATACAAGTCGGTAGCGGCTTGAATAGCGGCCGTGCGGGCGCTGGCATAATTGGAAGAAGATGTGAGGTACACATCTTCCGCCCGGAAGGTAATCTTCGCGGCGACATCAATGCCCAGTCCCGTTACAGAGTAGCTGCTGCCGATGTCGTTGGTTCCGCTACCGCCTTGGCTGAGCAGGTAGAACCAATAATTGAGTACGCCCGAGTTGGTATGCACGCCGCCATTATCCGACGTGCCAGCGTACCAGTACGTGCCTTTGTAGGTGTCGGGCTGCTGATACTGGTTGGGGTTGCTCATAGAGCGCAAAGCGCCGCCCGCTTTCATGATTTCTTCGCCAATGAGCCACGTGCTCTTGCCCGTGAGGCCGTAGGTGCTCACGGCGCGCGCTTCCACGCAGGCACCCCAAATGTCAGAGAAGCCTTCGTTCATGGCGCCCGACTCGTACGAGTACGTTAGGTTCGCCGTATTTTCACACACAGCGTGGCCGATTTCGTGGCCGCACACGTCCATGGCCGTAAGCGGCTTGAAGGTGCTAGCACCGTCGCCGTAGGTCATGCGCGTGCCATCCCAGAAAGCGTTTTCGTAGCCGGCGCCGCCTGGTTGGTCGTCGAAGTGCACGTAGCTCTTGATTTTAGCGCCAGCGTTGTCGAACGAGTTACGGCCGTGTACCGCCTTCCAGTAGTCGTAGGTGGCCTGGGCACCAAAGTGGGCATCGCCAGCCACGTTGTCGTAGTTGGTGTTGTTGTACTCGGCGGCCGTCCAGTTGTTGTCGGCGTCGATAAAGTCGGTAGCGGAAGTGTAGCTGTTGCTTTTTTTGCAGTTGTACGTCTCAATACCTAGGCCGCGGGTGTACTCGCGCAGCCGGTAGCCGCCGGTGGTCGTCTCGTCAGCCAAGGAGCGGGTACCGCTGTACGCGGTGGCAAAGCTACCGGTGGCGCCAGCGTGCTTAATGATATCATCCTTCATCACCACTTGGCCCGTTTGGGCATCCACGTAGATGTAGGCGCGGCTCACGGGTTGCTGGGCATACACGTTGAACTTCCAAGCGAGCACAGGCTTAGCTGTTCCTGCTTCGCTTGGGGGCGTCACAATAACCAGTTCGCCGGTCGGCTTGTAGGTAGCAGCTAGGTCGTTTTTGTCCTGTCGCAGGTTGGCTTCTTCGGTGGCGTCTTGCCACATATACTTCCGAGCGTCTACGTAGTCGAGGGCGCGCTGCAAAGCAGCAGTGGCGGTGAGCGACGGAGTCACATTCAGCTCCTTGATCGGTGCAAAGTGCCCACTGATGCTCTCAATGGTGCCCTGACGAGCGTGCACGCTG
This Hymenobacter sp. GOD-10R DNA region includes the following protein-coding sequences:
- a CDS encoding M4 family metallopeptidase, which gives rise to MSHKYSAAALLLLGGLVHANAQAQDLNRVQRKLVAEDGTPAFVHFKPGSQAYSLSEARKALTDQLQLTKNDQVLQTKAETDQLGFVHERFDQYYRGIKVEHASYSVHARQGTIESISGHFAPIKELNVTPSLTATAALQRALDYVDARKYMWQDATEEANLRQDKNDLAATYKPTGELVIVTPPSEAGTAKPVLAWKFNVYAQQPVSRAYIYVDAQTGQVVMKDDIIKHAGATGSFATAYSGTRSLADETTTGGYRLREYTRGLGIETYNCKKSNSYTSATDFIDADNNWTAAEYNNTNYDNVAGDAHFGAQATYDYWKAVHGRNSFDNAGAKIKSYVHFDDQPGGAGYENAFWDGTRMTYGDGASTFKPLTAMDVCGHEIGHAVCENTANLTYSYESGAMNEGFSDIWGACVEARAVSTYGLTGKSTWLIGEEIMKAGGALRSMSNPNQYQQPDTYKGTYWYAGTSDNGGVHTNSGVLNYWFYLLSQGGSGTNDIGSSYSVTGLGIDVAAKITFRAEDVYLTSSSNYASARTAAIQAATDLYGAGSAQVIATTNAWYAVGVGAVYGGGTTTPPPTTSTAYCSSKGTSTYEWIDLVKLGTINRTSSADGGYYDGTATATSVAAGSSQTLNFSAGFSSSAYTEYWRIYIDWNQDGDFTDSGETIVSGSSASAATLSTTFTVPTTAKTGKTRMRVVMSYNSTATSCGTYSYGETEDYSVTVSGGTFDNTGVAGLTTTKGESLSQAPGRQFEVYPNPATDVLRLSLPDNATVKTVHVFDARGAAVKGVSYDGNGQLNVANLASGLYTLSVSDGQKEFHQRFVKQ